From the genome of Solanum stenotomum isolate F172 chromosome 5, ASM1918654v1, whole genome shotgun sequence:
CCATCCTCGAAGAACGGTTGCTCTAGCTACACGGTTAACACCTAAGGTGAAGGCGCCCATTCGGAGATCACAGTTGTGAGTCTTGCACATTTCCTTGACATCTTTAAAACCTCTTGTCATGTATGTCTTCAACTCATCATTCACTTTTTTCTCATCCCACATAAAGCCTTGGATGTTCTAGCATTACAGAATTTATCGAAAAAGTTGATTAGCTAACTGACTAATAAGAGCTCTTAGAAGTTTAACATGTTTTTTTAATGCATAACAGAGAAGACAACAGAACAGAAAACATGCAGAGGTATTATACCTGGACCCACTCAAAATAACTGACGGTGACACCACCCGAGTTAGCATAAATATCCGGTAGGATGGTAACTCCTTTCTTAGACAAAATCTGCAGAGGATTAGAGAATTAGTTAAGATGCTGCAGTTGTCTTGTGCGTCTCAAATGACTATTCCAGTAGCTTATACGCCATTTTTTAGCTTTTGCTTAGGACACAGACCTTTACctctacctcgtggaggtagagatgATGTTTACAGAGGACCCTCAACTCAAGTCCAACAAATCAAGGTagttatgaaaaagaaaaacgcCAAGCAACTAATAAGGAAAGGAAAGAATTATTGCACTGACCTCATCAGCATCTGGATCAGTTGGATGGTTAGCAGCCTCAATAATATATTTGGCTTTAATTTCATTTGCATTATCCCTACAAAGAATAATTCAAAGATATCACAAATATGAAACAAAAAGGCTTCTCGATAACTAGTAATTTTATGCAAAATCATGAAACGTACTTGTTGATTACTCCACCGAGGGCAGCTGGGATAAGAACATCACAGTCTTCTACCAGTATTGAATTTGCATCAATTGGATGTGCATCATGGAAACCTTTAACTCCACGAGTTTCCTTCACGTGTTTGAAAAGGCTTTCTATATCGATTCCCTTCTCATTCTTTATGGCACCTGTTATGTCACTTACTGCTACAACTTTCCCACCTTGCTCATGGATGAGCTTTGCAGCCCAGGAACCAACATTCCCGAATCCCTGAGATGAAGAAAACAGTTATCAAAATGTGCCTGCTCATCCACTGACAACTAAGAACAGAACTTTCTCGACCAACCAATGTGACAGCCTAGGAAGTTGTCGTtgtttaaaacaaaaatgtgTGCTTTTGTTATGAACTTTATCCATGCTTGGATATCGAATCACCGTAGAAGAAAAGTGAACATTTTGACTCTGCTAACCTGTATAACAAAACGCTGACCAGCAATACTCTTGCCGTGCTCATTAAGCAGGGCTTCTGTAGCAAAGAGAGCACCCCTTCCGGTAGCTGCATCTCTGCCTAGAGATCCACCGAGATCCTGTTATAAAGTATTATATTATACTGCTCCCCTAAGCTCAAATTAACAATTACTTCACCGAAACAGATAATGAAGTCATTTACTCTACAAACTTTGTGCATAATCTAAACTAGGATATTTTCGGCATACTTACAATAGGTTTTCCAGTTACCACAGCAGGTGAATAACCATGAAATTTTGAGTACTCATCTAGAATCCATGCCATTGTCTGCATAAAGCAATTAAAAGTCCAGTTAGATGAATGACATTTTTTTCCATAAACTGAAATGCTAAGCCCATGAAATAATTTTTCCACATACCTGAGGATTTGTTCCCATATCTGGTGCAGGAACATCTGTGTGAATTCCGATTAGGTCATGTATTTTTTGAGTAAATACTCGAGTAAGTCGTTCCAACTCAGAGATACTCAGGTCACTAGGACTACATCCTATGCCTCCTTTAGCCCCACCATATGGTATATTGGCAACCGCTGTCTTCCATGTCATTAGCTGTGCTAATGCATTCACCTCATCTGGATCAACCTACATAAAACACCAATAAATGACCATAAATCATATGCTATTCAATCGACTATATATGTTGCTCAGAACCTATAAAAATGTCGTTGCACCAGTgtcaaatcctccaaaaaaGAGTAACTTTAGGATGACTTGACAGGCGAGGCTGCATCTTTAAGGATCCAAGCAACATAGTTTAAATACTATTTGTGTTACAAACAGCATAATGAGTAATAATCTATCATAGACAAGAAAAACAACCTCTGGATGGTATCTGATTCCGCCTTTCATAGGCCCTCGTGCATTGTCGTGTTGTACCCTGAATCCAACGAAAGATGCCAATGTGCCATCATCCTTCGGTATAGTACACTCCACCTATAAGGTTCGCACAAATCAGTCTATTTTGTTCTTaataaaacagaaaaaagacACACACacgccaaaaaaaaaaaaaacaagtctGCTAAGCACAATAATATAACCACCTAAAAAACACAAGCCTGATTCTGGAAAAACCAACAGAACTCTCAAAAGCACAACTCAAACTCAAGTATGCTACACAAAGACCAAAAtcatgttgcttggactcttcaaaaaagtTAACAGGTGCACATCAGATCCTCCAAAAGAACTGAATTTTAGAATGATCCAACATAACTGCAgcaacatttttgaagaatccgagtAACATAGAAAACCAGAACAAACTTCTGTTTAGTTCCCAAATTGGACACACAAACTACAACTTTGCATCAAAGGTTGAAGCCCCTTTTCATCAAAACATAATTAGGCAAAACATGATCCTTAAACCATTTTCAAGATCCTAGCACCCAAATCAAGGGAGGGGGTGcatcttcaatttcaagaaaCCCCCTTTTTTACACCCCCAAACAAAAAAGAACCCCTTTTTTacacccccccaaaaaaaaagaacccCCTTTTGCCCccaaaaagatcatttttttttaaaaaaaaaacagcaaaaAAGAACTCCCTTTTGCACCCAAACAGATCAAAAAGAAAATCCCTTTTTGCacccaaaaaaatcaatt
Proteins encoded in this window:
- the LOC125865026 gene encoding glutamate dehydrogenase — translated: MNALAATNRNFKLAARLLGLDSKLEQSLLIPFREIKVECTIPKDDGTLASFVGFRVQHDNARGPMKGGIRYHPEVDPDEVNALAQLMTWKTAVANIPYGGAKGGIGCSPSDLSISELERLTRVFTQKIHDLIGIHTDVPAPDMGTNPQTMAWILDEYSKFHGYSPAVVTGKPIDLGGSLGRDAATGRGALFATEALLNEHGKSIAGQRFVIQGFGNVGSWAAKLIHEQGGKVVAVSDITGAIKNEKGIDIESLFKHVKETRGVKGFHDAHPIDANSILVEDCDVLIPAALGGVINKDNANEIKAKYIIEAANHPTDPDADEILSKKGVTILPDIYANSGGVTVSYFEWVQNIQGFMWDEKKVNDELKTYMTRGFKDVKEMCKTHNCDLRMGAFTLGVNRVARATVLRGWEA